A stretch of DNA from Vanrija pseudolonga chromosome 6, complete sequence:
cggcagagGCGACAGGAGCAGGAGCCGCAGCGTCGTCTGTCTCCATGCGTCAGTCAGCATGCATGGGGCaagggcgggcggcgctgctcgaggcaAGGCAAGagcgcgccgcacccgcacACCCGGGTCACTTGGGACCCCGGCTGTTAGCCCCGTCGTCCGACAACGGGGTGTTGGGTAACATGTGGGCCGCCACCTGGGGTCGGGTGAGTGGTCAGCTGGTGTCCTGTTGGTCCTGGCTCCTGGGTCGTACGGGAGAGTACGTACCGTGGCGTGGGAGGGGATGCCGTGCCTCCCTCGAGTCTACTCCGCAGACTTGGTCCGGCGACATGCAAAAATAGTGGGCAAAGCCTGCCTCGAGACCCTGGATGCTATTTGGTTTGTTGTACGAGCGACTCTGTAACTACCTCCCGATCTAAGGtctcgacgcggcggcggaggcggcgaaTTGAGTACCCACAGTCAGTAGGGAACAATGCCAAATAACAtgctcctcgcggcgccacTGCGGGCGgagacgagcgacgaccAGGAAAACATGCACGGACGTGGCCGCAGCACTGTGCCGCATGCAGCTGCAGCTTgccggtggcgagggcgactaGTGaccacagcgacgacgacgacaacaacaacaaaggcgagcagcaacagcagcagtcaCGCGGTGCCGCCCAACGCAACGATGCAAACACACTACCACCCCGATCGTACCTATGTATGCAAGCAGTTGTACCTCAACCCCGCATGCAACAAGCGACGCTACGCTCCATGCCGCCGTTCACGTGCCGCACGACCGAGCTAAACTCGATCCTCGAGAAACGAGCAGGCGAAAACTGCGAGCCGAGCCGCACAGTTAGAGCGCGCTCGCATCATGACGCAGCGGCCctgagggagggaggtgtTCGGAACCCAGCAGCTGTTCGAGAGAGAGTCTGGATCCAGCAGTAGCTAAGCTGCCCGCGTCAGGCGACCTAGCTACCCGTGTCAGCAACAAGCGAGGCAgggccgccagcgcccagcacgccgccgcctccaaACCCAGGGCGGGCGATTCTCGGCAGATCATAGGCGATGAGGAGGGGCAAAAGGGGACATGACACCCATGGCCACACGTGAATCTCAGGGGACGGCTGTCGCCGGCTACACATGTCCATTCTGCCCTGCCGCAGCGAGTATTTGGTATGCagctgcggcggcagcgagcaaAAGGACTATTTTCGCGACCAAGAGTGGACGGGGCGAGCGAAGGACCGAGGGCCTCCAGTCCGCCCGCGAACCACCTGGCGGGGTCCGCCCgctgcccctccccccgACTGCGAGCCCATGAGGTCCCCGAGGTCCGGTATCCCCGGGGCACTGGTCGCCCCGCGGCGAATGCGTGAAACCACCAAGCCGACAGAAGCAGCAGAAGCGCGCGCCTGACTGcgcccactgccgccgctcgcccgacgcaagcgagctggccctcggcgtcgtcgtcgtcgtcttcaaTGTGCTATTCATTACCTGACGTCCGTGCGCCGGTGAGGTCAGCATTCCCAGTCCGAGCGGCTGactgggcgcggcgtgggcgtgggcgtgggtgtgggcgcggcgcggttgccgctgctgctgctggaggcTCTCACTTTCCGATGCCTCGATCTCAGCGGAGAGCCAGCCCAACCCAACCCGAGTCATTCCATTCCATCTTTCTTTGGCTGGCGTGCGCCAATGCcaagccagcgagcgagcgatgCATtactcccccccccccagcctgcgcctgcgcggccgcggcgacgcccgcacgcacgcaagcCACCTCGCGTCCGCGCAGTTTCAGCGCTCgtggcgcgccgtggcggtggcgggctGGCTGTGGGCGGATCGACAAAACAAACTCGCCCGCGGCAAGCTCGCCACGGCGTCCCACCCGCCAGtgctgtcgccgacggccagaGCGTGGCCGCTGCGTGTGCCATTGCCGCAACCCCCACCGCACCCGCAGATGGTCGGCGCACACCGTCCCCGCCAGCCAACGACGGACGCGCAGTGGCACCCCGCGGGCACGGCCGCGCTAGGCGCCGCAATTCGTCATGCcggtggggggtgggttCACGTTCGTCATGCGCGAGCGGGGATGTTGGTTAGGCCACTCGTCCGTCATGGGGACGAGCGCGTTGCGTTGGGCACTTCACGAGCGCttggctcgacgccgagccagccgTGGCCGAGCGAGTGTCACGACCCCCCTCACCCGTTCCATGGTCCCCGCAGCGGCCATCAACCAGATCAGATCCAGATCTTGACTGTAGCTAAATCAAGTATACCGCGAGATTCACGCGAGAATGATGCGCTGCGCGGAAAAACAGCACCACTAGTGCGCTTTGGATAGATGcatcgtcgacgtcgccgtcgccgttctggggccgccggccccgccaAGATCCCCACACATCTCGTTGGGGCATCGATGGTTTGGGACAGACAGTAAAAGCAGATAAGATGGAAGCGAAGCATTGCGTGCCAATGGCCACGGACCCGCGTCAGCCGATAGTGCGGTATCACTGCGCGCTGGCGTGCTTGCTTGGGGACGGACGGTGTCGCGGGAGCCAGAGCTGAGCTGCGGCGTTCCGGCGCTCGTGGTCCCCGCACGCAGGCAGGTCCCAGCGATACGCgcaccgtcgcgccgtcTATAGCCTCCTCCCTCCTGGCCCCAcagacgagacgacgatCGCTTGTCGATTCGTGCGCGAGAAGGGCAGTAGGATGACGAGATACCTTGCCCACCGACCGAGCCGAGACGAGACTCTGCCCACTTGCCAACGGCGACTGTACCCACCAACCGACCAACCAACAGGTGCACCTCCGACGGTTGACTTGACCATCCGCAAGCAGCGCCGGCGCTAGGTCATGTGGCCTCTGCTTTGCGTCGCGGCGTGACGAGGAACGTGGTTGCGCGACCGCTGCCCGTTgcgctgccctcgccctcgccctcgccctcgccctaGCCCGGCGTGTCACGACGCGCAAAACGTGTTTTAGTGACTGTGCGACCAGCGACCCGCGACCCGCAGGTCGTATCGTTGTCTGGGTCGTATCGTTGTCTGTCCGAGGAACGTGACGCTGGTGCGTGTCTGAGGAACGTTCAACGCAGGAACGTTTAGGAacgtgtggtggtgttgaCGGCCCCACAGTTGAtggccggccggctcggctcgcgtcgatcgcggcgcgacggcgtgatcgacatcgcgtcggcgccctgCAGTGCCGGCGGCTCCCCCAGACACATGCAGCACCACGGGGACCCAGTTCCAGTATACATGAGTATGCTACACGACAAACGACAGCGCCACCGCGGCGCGTtgccccgcctccgccggccTTGACGTGGCCTGACACGGCGTTGACACGGGGCGGACTCCGCTCCGCTCGACCCTCGTTCCACCTCACCACGCCCCTTTCTACGGCGCCTCGGTGCCCCGCTCGCGATCCCGCTGGCGACGGAGCGCTCCCATGCGGCGCATCAGGCCCTCGATCGCCTCGGGGTcctggccctcctcgaccgcgttCTCAAACGCGTCAATCACGTCGCGGTACGACGACTCGGGTGCCGGCTCGTTCGTGTCACGCAGGTACATGTACCTCACGCGGAGCAGCATCTTGATGAGCTCAAACGACGAGCGGCGGTACCATCCGCTGTgtggctggggtgtgagcggaGTACAGTACGGACACTTACATCACATGTGTCGTGCAGACCCATTGGGTCGTAGATGAAGGGTAAAATCACAGGGTCGGTGATATCGATAAGCTGGTAGTCTGGCTTGTTGCGGTGCAGGATCTCTCCGTCGAAGAGATAGCTCTTGCTGCGGCCTGTCAGCCAAGCCAAGGTTGCTTCCACTCACGCCTTGTCCATGGGCGGACGCAGGCCCTCGGCAATACGCCGCTCCTGCTCCGTCTCCCACCAGAACGATGggcgcttggcctcctcctcgtcaacctcctcAGCGGGGGCATTGAGAACATTGTTTCGCCCGCGCTTGACGTCGAGGTAGATGTACACGCGTTGGTATCTGATGCGTCAGCTGGACATCGAGGTTCGACTAGCTGCTCACTTGTGCGCTGCTGGGTCGCTGCATGGATCGTAACCCCAGCGAACGAGCGTCTTCCAGAACGGGCCGGCGCCGTAGGTGAATGCGACGGCTGGGAGGTACATCTTGTTGCTGTGGTGTAAGCACGGTTCGAACACTCTACTCACCTCTCAATCTCATATCGGTCTGCGTCCGAGAACTGGGCAAGCAGACTATAGCGCATCCACACTGGCCGCTCGTTCAACAGCTACGTTTGCGTCAGACATGCCCCAAGCACCATCGTAGCCTCGACCCACCTCTTGCAGACGGCTGAAAATCcgcttgtcgagcttgggAATGTGCTGCCGGATACCCTCCTCAGGCTGGGTCGGGACAGGGTGCGATGAGCCAATGGTGACCATCGCCCAGCCGCTCTTGCGCGACTTGTTGACCAGGCGGTCCTTGTAAGctccgagctcgtcgtcccagaTCCGCTCCACTACCGCATGCGAGCTGTTGCGGTATCTGTGCGGGTCAGCAACCACTGACGGATAATCGCCCACGTGAAATTCGTCGGCAAGTGACGGTTGCTAGCGACTGGTGTAGgctgcagctcgagcagcgagcggaAGGGGAACGGCGGAGCCTCCCCATCCTCATCTGGCGTTGTCGGCGCGATAAAGTCCTCGTTGAGTTGCGGGAACTTGTACGACAGAATGGTGTGGTCTGGGCGTCAGTGTTGCTCGACAACCAGGCCTTACaatccagctcgtcgagcgcctgcgtgagctcggcgatccCAGTGTCCTTTGCCGGTGTGAACTGGTAGTCCGCCATGGCTGCAATGTCAGTCTTGCACATCCCCAGCCACGTACACCTGAAGCGGACCGTCTGGGGGATAGACCCGATGACATCGACGGTGAAGACGCCTTCCCCGCCTGGCGGCTGCGTCTGGCCAGGGAGGGCCTTCTTCCTCCGCTTGGTGAGCTTGACGAGCATCTTCTGGCTCGCGACACGCGTGCCGCGCACCGGCACGGCCGAGCGCTCTGCCTCTGGACCAGCGCCGCGGTAGCGCatctcgagctggcgcgcgtcggcaaTGTTGGCGTTGAAGCACTCTTCAATGTCGAGCGGGCGGATGACGGTGTGGATCAGGTCGGGGTAGGCCACCGGGCCGGGGTACTCGATCGAGCGGTACGTTGCGCGTGGGAGCGGCTTCTCGCCCCACGAGGCCTTGGGAGGCGGCAGTGTCGAGGGCCCTGCAGCTGCATTGCTGTCGCTGTTGCCcgtgtcgacggcggggggTGAGGCCGGGACAATGTCCTCGTccattgttgttgctggAGTGGGTTGAATGATGTCAACAAATCCAGGATAAGAGTTTCAGTTACGTCTTGTATTTGATCCGGGCCGATCGCTGCAAGGTTGCCCAGCGCTTGGTATTGTTTTGATCCCCTGGGCGTTGCCTTGAACGCTGCTCTTTGACGCCTTgacgttgttgttgttgctgctgctgtggaCTGCACTCTGGATTGAAGCTGTTATTGATGAGTGCACATTGGAGTGGGAGGAGTGggttggtggtgtgggtTGTAATGCCCGCCAAGAAAGCCAGCTGGGGGCAAAAAAAGAGGGGGTGGGTTGCCGCGACATTGTGGTAATCCGACGCGGCGACTTTTGTATTCACGACGACTACCAGTCACCtcctaccaccaccacacccacaccaccacgaccaccttTTTCACCCCACACGCCATTCTCTTTGACACCCCATTACTCGCAAGCATCAATCCATCCACTCAATCAGACAAGAGTGCTCAACTCTCCCCCTCGGGGGCTACCCAGCGACACCAAACTTGCCTGCATAAAACGACTTGACGAGCCGTATTTTATCGCCCCGCCGTAGCGGTGGCTCTGGCCCATTATGAAGGTGCGTAGGGTTCGACCGcccggccagccagccagactGGGACTTGTGTACCCCCCTCCACGCCCCGTCCACCGCGCTGATCGATGCATCCACCACACACAGTACCTCCTAGGGTACCTCGAGGGCATATCCGATGCACCGAGCCTCTCGGATCCCGACTTTCAACAACTGTTGGTCGACGTACAGGCCTCCAAGGTGAGTCGTGGGTCATCGCGTCTCGGCCGCGAAAAGAGTACCCGAAACACCACCACAG
This window harbors:
- the sfc1 gene encoding Transcription factor tau subunit sfc1; translated protein: MDEDIVPASPPAVDTGNSDSNAAAGPSTLPPPKASWGEKPLPRATYRSIEYPGPVAYPDLIHTVIRPLDIEECFNANIADARQLEMRYRGAGPEAERSAVPVRGTRVASQKMLVKLTKRRKKALPGQTQPPGGEGVFTVDVIGSIPQTVRFRSMADYQFTPAKDTGIAELTQALDELDYHTILSYKFPQLNEDFIAPTTPDEDGEAPPFPFRSLLELQPTPVASNRHLPTNFTYRNSSHAVVERIWDDELGAYKDRLVNKSRKSGWAMVTIGSSHPVPTQPEEGIRQHIPKLDKRIFSRLQELLNERPVWMRYSLLAQFSDADRYEIESNKMYLPAVAFTYGAGPFWKTLVRWGYDPCSDPAAHKYQRVYIYLDVKRGRNNVLNAPAEEVDEEEAKRPSFWWETEQERRIAEGLRPPMDKAKSYLFDGEILHRNKPDYQLIDITDPVILPFIYDPMGLHDTCDPHSGWYRRSSFELIKMLLRVRYMYLRDTNEPAPESSYRDVIDAFENAVEEGQDPEAIEGLMRRMGALRRQRDRERGTEAP